CAACTTTTAAAAAGATTCGACTTACGTAATCAAGCATTATTTTTGTGATTACCTGACAATATAATGACtataataacaatatattcaGTGAAATTCTATAAGTAGAATCTAAAAAGGGTAATACACAGGGGCGGACCTACCTTGTGCcgaggggttcatccgaacccccttcggcggaaaattatactatttatacatgattaaaataattttttatgtatataaaatagatgtcgaacccccttcacTAGCTCATGTGTCTACTTATTTAGATTTTGAACCTCCTTATTTAAAATCCTGGGTCCGCCACTGGTAATACATATGCAATTTTTACTCATATCTTGTGaagatagagagattgttaTGGAAGGACTCAAGTGTTACACCcgataaaattatcaaaattcccCTAAACGAAAGAACGCTCGCACAACGTATCATCCATAACTTTTTTGGCTAATCCGAGGTCGTAATATCGATCAAGGGGAAAATCACCTGAAAAAGTGGTCTcagttgaattttaggccaatcggatcaaaagataatttttcggGGCAACAACAGCCTAACTAGAAGAGTACGCGACAGGCGCGGACCTGTTCCCGCCTAGTTCATTTTCTCACTTTGTTCATAAAACGCATTTGTCAAGTGCATTTTATGTGTTGCGCgatttatgtgtattttttcGTACATTTTTCAATTTCAGTGAGGGGCATTCTAGACTTTTTTTCACCCCTCATATACTTAATCCACGATTGatataggtcatttttgacCTAATAAGGGTATCTAAACATTCCTAAGTCCCTTTTCACGCATTCTAACTAGAGACCTAGGGCTAAAAAGAGGAGAAAAAGTTAGGGTTCCAAGAGCATTCGTTgagttcttcaaaaattttcAAGAATCTAATTCTTTCATGTATTTAAGTTTAACACAATGTTGAACTGAGTTCGTCCACATGCCTTTTAATCtttattgattcgagttgagttgagttggagtTTTCGAGTTCCCAGAAttaaattcttgagttatctattgtcTTTTTGAGTTCCTTGTACTTATTTAAATACTTATTGATGTTGCTCATGGGTAgagtatttgatttggatgaatgttcatgtattcattcacatgaattctaattgaggattatatttgattttgagcattTATTTTACAAGAGTTTGATTTTACacatgagttgagtatgaggaatCTTTGAaagttttcattattttgaacatgaatattttgagcataaatgGTGGTTTTGAGATAGAGTTTTAATAAGTTGAgattgattttgaaaatatagTTTTCTGAAAGAATTAAGTTGATGATTTGAGTATGAGCCGAGCTCGAGTTAAATTGAAAGAGCCTTTAAGATTATAGATGTTTTGATCCTACTTTCACTATGCATTATTTTTAAGTCGAGATTGCATGTTTTAAAGAGATATAAAAGAGTTGGGTATTTAATCTAAAAGAGtggattagattgaattgatttgaaagagcataATGATTCAGAcgagattgagttttgataagagtctaatgagactaatcgaaagttttgattgaactgattgatttaagttgcatgagcatatcgagttttgggagtagtatcgaACACCGAATTAGATGAgagtaagagcccgtttggatgggcaaaatcaacttaaagcccctttttagcttttggacgtgtttgtctaatgctaactttaagccacaaagttcttaaagtcagtcaaaaatgaaaagttaggatttctaacattttttttctaagtgcttaaagccattttgtttgaccatagaaattacttttatatcccttatattttaactaaatttccaaactaccttttttattcttttaaccctaaaattcaaacacttattttcaacataagcacttttatccaaacactcaattgcttatttataaaaataactttcagcccttcaaagttttaaaaacacttcatacataaaaattactttttttaagcccatccaaacgggctctaaagcTCAATAACTACGTTGCCAGCGTAGGAAAGGATTGAACCgctaaagttggatgtttccctttttattgtcctaacaaaataggacttgattgattataGATCCAAGATTAGTTGATTTGTCCTTTACCATGGCAAGTattggacggacgtggcaacaacgttatTTCGTTGTGCATTATCTACTTATAGATGGTGAAATTGTTGCCGGTTAAGAGAGACTCCATGATTGTCCATGAAAGTATATGACAATTAATCGTACCAATAAATTTTAGATATCAAATGATTATACCAAATTAAAACTTCATATATTGGATAGGATTCTTGGAAACTTTAACCAACAATAAATTTTCCAACACAAAGATAAAACAATCAATTAACCTCTCCTCCTTCCCATcaccacacacacaaaaaaaaaacgactataacaataataataacaataacaataacgtCTATAATTATTACCAACACTCGTAAAGTTTAATATCAACGCGTAGTCGAAAATAAACTTCACCCTCAAAGGCATCGGTCATGATAGTAGCAATTCCTCTAGTCATGAAGAAATCACCAGTGCCACCAATTATTGAAATATCCCTAGTTTTATTCATCAATGGATCAGCTCCAGCAAAATTAATACTCCCTTTATGTTGAGTTGAATTAAAAACAAATGAAAACCCTAGCCATGCAGTAAATATTTCCtttttatcataaatataaaaaccttgtgctcttcCAATTGGATTTGAATGAATATTATTATTCAAAGTTATTGGATCATCAAATAcaactaaatttccaaaatgATTTTGTCCAGCCAATTTTGTAAGATTACCCCATGCTGGAGCTCCTACAATAGCTGATGTTGCATTTTTGGCATTTTCACCATTGTATATTATGTCGTGGAAATAAAAACTTAGGGTTTTACAGGGTCGATGTGCGCGAATTATTTTCGATGATTCAACTATAGAGAAGTTAATTATAAggagaaggaaaaataaaatagcTATGGAATTTGGATTCTTGGATGccattttgaaaagaaaaaaaaaaggtttattATTTTGGTGTGAATTGTATTTTAATCTCATCTCTTTATAtaaggatttttttttgttatttgttgGATCCAATTGTTATGATgtgacatgaaattaatatggaccaaaaatttcaaaagctTGGCTTTTAAGGGATCTAACTAATATTTCCATGTATATAGTACAAGACGTATAAAGTAAGACAAATTAAAACGCATGGGTAGTGTTCTTTTCCTTATCTTCAAGTCTATGTTAATATAATCTTTTCTTGGTAGCTACAAACTAAccaataaattcaaaataacaaattcagaatttaaaatttataaattttctaTAGTAATCTTAAATTAATATACTATAAAAATAGCTAATCAATGAAAAATCAAATATTTCTATGGATACTTAGTAGACTTCTTAATGCATATATAAAATTTGCATAAAAAGTAATTAATTCAGGTGTACCCATAAATTATACTAAGAGGTGATAaattagctcattaaaacataatcGGCCTATATATTTGTCATCACCCGAATccaggtgtgatggcactcatctcaacccaccgagataagtcagcctaaaactcaacggaaagtaaatgcggaagtaattgagataaagcaaggtttaacttagtcaaaaataaataaataatctcaaaatcccccaagactgattgtcacgtgtacaagccactaatacattatcgaGGTACGAAAgagaatacagtcacaatgtctttgtctctagaataggactaaaacataataaaagagtaagaggtgtccactagatggatgtaatagctacctcaacactcgagatgatagcctcagacGTGGTAGAGAACACTAAGAGATCAAGAAGGTCCAGACTCACaatctacacaagtgtagaagcaaggggtgagtaccaaacaacacggtactcagcaagtggataactaaaactaagcaaagctcaataaatacaagtactcctatccttccaaccgaacctccttaactacaacctgcataaaaccagcccaactctccacttgtacaataataacagtaatacagtccacgaatactcatcaatagtctcatcaatgaatcatatcaagtcaagttcagcatatacagagcaataaaggggtaaacacgaattcacacatatcaacaaaatgcgatgaaatgcaatgagatgatgcatgtctgtcctatcggtacacatccgctgaattacagtccggaacccatgggggatatttctgtccatgtaacctaccacggagcgtgtggcccgacccctttgtttcataatacctgccacggagagtgtggcccgaccccttttatttcatatcattttcaatctcaacacaatatgtcagaaccaatgcaatcaattcatgttcatataattcacgataataacatgacaacaataataatttttcctatctcacatcaacatagtcatttcacatgtccaaaataaatccacaatcacaacatatcaattccaccaatacatgtcattatatcaccattttatacccctcatctccatctttaaggccaatcatacagtcaataacccaatctaattctcattactttccagtacacataacacgaaaatacaagcatctacaagcttaaactgaggtttagaaatttacttgccttaattaatcgaGCAATCACTTCggaacttgagccttcccttttcgttggacCTCCAATTCAACGTaatttagtcaaataaataaccacaataagattttgaaactaacaacacccatattattatatgtctagcctagacccaaaacctacccaaatctataatcaagttcctaatgttgatgtcaaataacatgtcaactctcatatttccaaattttaagcctagggttaggttctaatttcccccaatatcataaatttaatggaattcaaaaaatataatatacctaatatttaattatctatctcaatatatcaaaatttgggaactaactcattctatgtcattgaagacaaatctgaaattttctttccgattatgttcaatcatgataaaataaactcacatgtcaaatttcagctaaaatggatcgttattcgacccccaaatcaagattttatatgaacaACCCTagagtcatattttcttatttcagcattgtttctccaccaatataccctaaaaatatgttcataatcacatgaaaatttaatggaaaggatgagaataattaccttgacgctttggaataaaaatccatatttttctgttctcctttatttttcttttcccctttcttttctttcttcctccgtattttttttctccaatttttgtGTTTGCGTCGATGTTTTCGTTACAtctggcattaagccatcagattatatatataaatatataattattattattatttttttttatttttttttattttccaaacTAATAAAGATTTACAAActctactaacctattttaataagtataagaaaagtggtattaaataagttaacactttagcccatcaattaaattaattatttaaaatcatccatcaactaattaaccgaagttatCGAGTGATccaaataactcattaaaattttacggaaaggttctcgtatgaaaggaggaggactcgttctcaaaatgacctaacgggtcattacattagcTCGGTCAAATTCAATCCAACAACCCATAAATAATTTAGTAGATATATATATCTACCCATTTAGTCAAAATATTTCCAAAAGACAATTTTTGTACATTAGGGACATCCTAAATCTTTAAATAAAAGATAGTGACGGTGTACAATTCAACACCATGCACTATAAAAGGATTTAATTTTAGTTGAAAACGAAACGTAAGGATTAATGATTGCAGATTATTGACGCAGGAACCTTTTCATCCAGCTTAATACGATATTTATATAATGTCGTGAGCAAGTAACCGACCTACTAGCAAAATACGATACTTGGACAAATT
The genomic region above belongs to Solanum dulcamara chromosome 5, daSolDulc1.2, whole genome shotgun sequence and contains:
- the LOC129888598 gene encoding disease resistance response protein 206-like; translated protein: MASKNPNSIAILFFLLLIINFSIVESSKIIRAHRPCKTLSFYFHDIIYNGENAKNATSAIVGAPAWGNLTKLAGQNHFGNLVVFDDPITLNNNIHSNPIGRAQGFYIYDKKEIFTAWLGFSFVFNSTQHKGSINFAGADPLMNKTRDISIIGGTGDFFMTRGIATIMTDAFEGEVYFRLRVDIKLYECW